The following are from one region of the Geoalkalibacter subterraneus genome:
- a CDS encoding diguanylate cyclase gives MDNAILIVDDSKVGRQHILEILQQNSLFNRYFEAGDGLEGFKKVVAQPVDVVLCDVDMPGIDGFKFLAMVKTREELRDIPVIMLTGKENREDKIRGLELGASDYVTKPFDPGELVARVKVQLKVKSLQDSLKESNQLLLELSNTDPLTRLANRRHLMETLAREFKRSSRGEAPFSLIMVDIDHFKKFNDTFGHQAGDEVLTEMANLLRKHLREYDLAARYGGEEFALVLPDSNLEMAVQVAERLRTATGELSFGGNMVNEKISVSLGVACYPCENIHSVDDLIRIADDALYLAKKEGRDCVRTMHDL, from the coding sequence ATGGATAATGCCATTCTCATTGTCGACGACTCCAAGGTCGGACGGCAGCATATTCTCGAAATCCTCCAGCAGAACTCCCTGTTCAATCGCTATTTTGAGGCTGGTGACGGCCTGGAGGGTTTTAAAAAGGTTGTTGCGCAACCGGTGGATGTTGTGCTGTGCGATGTGGATATGCCCGGCATCGACGGCTTCAAATTCCTCGCTATGGTGAAAACCCGCGAGGAGCTGCGGGACATCCCGGTGATCATGCTTACCGGCAAAGAAAACCGGGAAGATAAAATCCGCGGTCTTGAGCTGGGGGCCAGCGATTATGTCACCAAACCTTTTGACCCAGGCGAACTGGTCGCCCGCGTCAAAGTGCAGCTCAAGGTCAAATCCCTGCAGGACAGCCTCAAGGAAAGCAATCAACTGCTGCTTGAACTTTCCAACACCGACCCTCTGACGCGGCTGGCCAACCGTCGCCACCTTATGGAGACTCTGGCCCGGGAATTCAAGCGCAGCAGCCGCGGCGAGGCACCTTTTTCACTGATCATGGTCGATATCGACCACTTCAAGAAATTCAACGACACCTTCGGCCATCAGGCCGGAGATGAAGTCCTGACTGAAATGGCCAACCTGCTGCGCAAGCATCTGCGTGAATACGACCTGGCCGCGCGCTACGGCGGCGAGGAATTCGCCCTGGTCCTGCCGGATTCGAACCTGGAGATGGCCGTGCAGGTGGCGGAGCGACTGCGTACAGCCACCGGCGAACTGAGTTTCGGCGGCAATATGGTGAACGAGAAAATCAGCGTCAGCCTGGGCGTAGCCTGTTATCCTTGCGAAAATATTCATTCTGTGGACGATCTGATCCGCATCGCCGATGACGCGCTCTATCTGGCCAAAAAAGAGGGCCGCGACTGCGTCCGCACCATGCACGATCTTTGA